A single window of Streptomyces sp. NBC_00464 DNA harbors:
- a CDS encoding DUF4956 domain-containing protein yields MNFDLQELSGTFSVTDVVAAMVLSFVLSTVIGYVYRYTHRNVSYSQSYVQTLVIVGMIVALIMLVVGSNLARAFSLVGALSVVRFRNAVKETRDVGFIFLAMAIGMACGARFYTLAAVGAVVICVVVVIMHKFDWFALNVQRQVVKVQVPAGEDYTPGIRDVLIKYTTEFELVSTETIRGGALNEVFYTVRMKKGTEPGDLVTALQERTSGQRVTVLTGYDTTDL; encoded by the coding sequence GTGAATTTCGATCTGCAGGAACTCAGCGGGACGTTCAGCGTCACCGACGTCGTCGCGGCGATGGTGCTGTCCTTCGTCCTGAGCACGGTGATCGGCTACGTCTACCGGTACACCCACCGGAACGTGTCCTACAGCCAGTCCTACGTCCAGACCCTCGTCATCGTCGGCATGATCGTCGCACTGATCATGCTCGTCGTCGGGTCCAACCTCGCGCGGGCGTTCTCGCTGGTCGGCGCGTTGTCCGTGGTCAGGTTCCGTAACGCGGTCAAGGAGACCCGGGACGTCGGCTTCATCTTCCTGGCCATGGCGATCGGCATGGCCTGCGGCGCCCGCTTCTACACGCTGGCCGCGGTCGGCGCGGTCGTCATCTGTGTCGTGGTCGTCATCATGCACAAGTTCGACTGGTTCGCCCTGAACGTCCAGCGCCAGGTCGTCAAGGTCCAGGTCCCGGCGGGCGAGGACTACACCCCCGGCATACGCGACGTCCTGATCAAGTACACCACCGAGTTCGAGCTGGTGAGCACCGAGACGATCCGTGGCGGGGCGTTGAACGAGGTGTTCTACACGGTCCGCATGAAGAAGGGCACCGAGCCCGGTGACCTGGTCACCGCGTTGCAGGAGCGCACGTCCGGACAGCGGGTGACGGTGCTGACCGGTTACGACACGACCGACCTGTGA
- a CDS encoding CotH kinase family protein, with amino-acid sequence MSPGDGTPRRRRLRDRVPVRLRHHWKPAGALCAGLAVMLYAFGDARISPYVTSASRVEADTITDDVGGTVGLYDTAVRHSIQLEYNQRDFDKMMKEFKEDGTKDSIPADLTIDGVYLQDVGIRLKGNSTLRSLQGGNGGGMPGGGGMPGGGGMPGGGGMPGGGQAAGGGLGGPQAGGTATAGGGQGGPQASGTATAGGPAATGGPTAAGGADEAGGPTAAGGRGGGGGMTQYNLSADKPEELPWLIKIDEYVEGRAYQGEREISLRPGANAQVPVNEALALSLIDGTGEPAERYGFSTLKVNNRPAAVRLMVENPDTEYAEAVEGESVVYKARAGGTFAYQGDDPSKYETSFRQLNKVGSQDLEPVMKLTKWVENSSDKEFAANLDQYVDVDSFAHYVATQNLLMNFDDMAGPGKNYLLGYDLNTKKFSVLGWDYNLTFSGDATAGPDDEMSMGGGRPAGQQAGQQGGQTGEAPQGMPDMPDGAGGPDAAEGGDAPAAGRGGGMSGHALKERFLGLDAFDAVYEKAYQDLYEKFYASGKATKTLKALAAQAELAGVPAKDVDTVVGALRTTVTSRTTALAKNKEVTG; translated from the coding sequence GTGAGCCCCGGCGACGGCACGCCCCGAAGGCGACGGCTGCGCGACCGCGTCCCCGTACGGCTGCGGCACCACTGGAAACCGGCGGGGGCGCTGTGCGCGGGGCTCGCGGTGATGCTGTACGCGTTCGGCGACGCGCGCATCTCCCCGTACGTGACCTCCGCCTCCCGGGTCGAGGCCGACACGATCACCGACGACGTCGGGGGCACGGTCGGGCTGTACGACACGGCGGTGCGGCACTCCATCCAACTGGAGTACAACCAGAGGGACTTCGACAAGATGATGAAGGAGTTCAAGGAGGACGGGACCAAGGACTCGATCCCGGCGGACCTCACCATCGACGGGGTCTACCTCCAGGACGTCGGAATCCGGCTCAAGGGGAACTCCACGCTGCGGTCCCTGCAGGGCGGCAACGGCGGCGGAATGCCCGGCGGTGGCGGAATGCCGGGTGGTGGCGGAATGCCCGGTGGTGGCGGAATGCCCGGTGGTGGACAGGCCGCCGGTGGCGGACTGGGCGGCCCGCAGGCCGGCGGTACGGCTACGGCCGGTGGTGGACAGGGCGGCCCGCAGGCCAGCGGTACGGCTACGGCCGGTGGGCCGGCTGCGACCGGCGGGCCGACGGCTGCCGGTGGTGCGGACGAGGCGGGCGGGCCGACGGCTGCCGGTGGGCGAGGTGGTGGCGGCGGAATGACGCAGTACAACCTCTCCGCCGACAAGCCGGAGGAACTCCCCTGGCTCATCAAGATCGACGAGTACGTCGAGGGACGCGCCTACCAGGGCGAGCGGGAGATCTCGCTCCGTCCGGGCGCCAACGCCCAGGTGCCCGTCAACGAGGCGCTGGCGCTCTCGCTGATCGACGGGACCGGGGAGCCGGCCGAGCGGTACGGCTTCTCGACCCTGAAGGTCAACAACCGGCCGGCCGCCGTGCGCCTGATGGTCGAGAACCCCGACACCGAGTACGCCGAGGCCGTCGAGGGCGAGTCGGTGGTGTACAAGGCCAGGGCCGGCGGCACGTTCGCCTACCAGGGGGACGACCCCTCGAAGTACGAGACGTCCTTCCGCCAGCTGAACAAGGTCGGCAGCCAGGACCTCGAACCCGTGATGAAGCTGACCAAGTGGGTGGAGAACTCCTCGGACAAGGAGTTCGCCGCGAACCTCGACCAGTACGTCGACGTCGACTCGTTCGCCCATTACGTCGCGACGCAGAACCTGCTGATGAACTTCGACGACATGGCGGGCCCGGGGAAGAACTATCTGCTCGGGTACGACCTGAACACCAAGAAGTTCTCCGTGCTGGGGTGGGACTACAACCTCACCTTCAGCGGGGACGCGACCGCCGGGCCGGACGACGAGATGAGCATGGGCGGCGGTCGTCCGGCCGGACAGCAGGCGGGGCAGCAGGGCGGGCAGACCGGGGAAGCCCCTCAGGGCATGCCGGACATGCCCGACGGAGCGGGCGGCCCCGACGCGGCCGAGGGCGGCGACGCCCCCGCCGCGGGCCGCGGCGGCGGAATGTCCGGGCACGCGCTCAAGGAACGCTTCCTCGGGCTCGACGCCTTCGACGCGGTCTACGAGAAGGCGTACCAGGACCTGTACGAGAAGTTCTACGCCTCCGGCAAGGCCACGAAGACGCTGAAGGCCCTCGCGGCCCAGGCCGAGCTGGCAGGCGTCCCCGCCAAGGACGTCGACACCGTGGTGGGCGCCTTGCGCACCACCGTCACCTCGCGGACCACGGCCCTGGCGAAGAACAAGGAGGTCACCGGCTGA
- a CDS encoding response regulator transcription factor yields the protein MGAQSARHTVLVVEDDPSIRTLLASVLNAAGYSVVPAADGREAIGETGRCRPDLIVLDVTLPDTDGFAVTRELRSRGDYTPVLFLTARTDIEDRIIGLSSGGDDYVTKPFHVQELLLRIRAILRRTAGSSRPPAERPPLRYADLRVDRDRHTVHRAGQPVQLSPTEFRLLVCLVSHPEKVLEKQEILQEVWQYGFAGDTRIVDTYIKNLRRKTGHTGPPLIHTVRGVGYCLRLPRADAP from the coding sequence ATGGGCGCGCAGTCAGCCCGGCACACCGTCCTGGTCGTCGAGGACGATCCAAGCATCCGCACCCTGCTCGCCTCGGTCCTGAACGCGGCCGGGTACAGCGTCGTCCCGGCGGCGGACGGGCGGGAGGCCATCGGCGAGACGGGCCGCTGCCGGCCGGACCTGATCGTGCTGGACGTAACGCTTCCGGACACCGACGGATTCGCCGTGACCCGCGAACTCCGTTCCCGCGGCGACTACACCCCGGTGCTCTTCCTCACCGCCCGCACCGACATCGAGGACCGCATCATCGGGCTCAGCTCCGGCGGTGACGACTACGTCACCAAGCCCTTCCACGTCCAGGAGCTCCTGCTGCGCATCCGCGCCATCCTGCGCCGCACCGCCGGATCGTCCCGGCCGCCGGCCGAGCGGCCCCCGCTGCGGTACGCGGACCTGCGGGTCGACCGCGACCGGCACACCGTGCACCGTGCCGGACAGCCCGTGCAGCTGTCCCCGACCGAGTTCCGGCTCCTGGTGTGCCTGGTGTCCCATCCGGAGAAGGTCCTGGAGAAGCAGGAGATCCTCCAGGAGGTGTGGCAGTACGGCTTCGCCGGGGACACCCGCATCGTCGACACGTACATCAAGAACCTGCGCCGCAAGACCGGTCACACCGGCCCTCCGCTGATCCACACCGTGCGCGGCGTGGGCTACTGTCTGCGGCTGCCCCGTGCGGACGCGCCCTGA
- a CDS encoding alkaline phosphatase PhoX, whose amino-acid sequence MSTAPRPLATRRQVLATGGAAATIAFTGAFTELFAGTSAARGHAGYGPLVPDPDGLLDLPKGFRYRVLSREGDPLRSGEGPVPSHCDGMAAFAGRRGHVGLVRNHENRVDAAISVPTVKGLTYDPMGKGGCTALELDGRGNVLGERVAIAGTAVNCAGGRTPWDTWLTCEETEDRAGTNGYTKDHGFIFEVDGANPHRTGAVPLTAMGRFQHEAIAIDPQNGVVYETEDAFEKPFGLFYRFLPEKPLGGTGSLRAGGRLEAMRVPGVPDLSAVQKTGTSFEGIEWVPVPDPLAADTPIRFQDFGPKGITHGQKLEGCYWGGSSVYFVSSFAHSSEGSAADHFGQVWRYEPQRRRLTLVIAFGPDTDIQLPGESPDNITLASDGGLMVCEDGGGAQHVFGLTRRGEVYAMARGRQNIGTPEEPEWGEFAGVTFSPDFGTMFVNCYTPGTTFAVTGPWR is encoded by the coding sequence ATGTCAACCGCACCTCGTCCTCTCGCGACACGCCGCCAGGTCCTGGCCACGGGCGGCGCAGCCGCCACGATCGCCTTCACCGGGGCCTTCACCGAACTCTTCGCGGGAACGTCCGCCGCCCGCGGCCACGCGGGTTACGGCCCACTGGTGCCCGACCCCGACGGGCTGCTCGATCTCCCGAAGGGGTTCCGCTACCGGGTGCTGTCCCGGGAGGGCGACCCGCTCCGCTCCGGCGAGGGACCGGTCCCCAGCCACTGCGACGGCATGGCCGCGTTCGCGGGCCGGCGCGGACACGTCGGGCTGGTGCGCAACCACGAGAACCGGGTCGACGCGGCGATCTCCGTGCCGACCGTCAAGGGGCTCACCTACGACCCGATGGGCAAGGGCGGCTGTACGGCCCTGGAGCTCGACGGCCGGGGCAACGTCCTCGGCGAACGCGTCGCCATCGCCGGCACCGCGGTCAACTGCGCCGGTGGGCGCACCCCTTGGGACACCTGGCTCACCTGCGAGGAGACCGAGGACAGGGCCGGGACCAACGGCTACACCAAGGACCACGGGTTCATCTTCGAGGTGGACGGCGCGAATCCGCACCGTACCGGCGCCGTACCGCTGACCGCGATGGGCCGTTTCCAGCACGAGGCGATCGCGATCGATCCGCAGAACGGTGTCGTGTACGAGACCGAGGACGCGTTCGAGAAACCGTTCGGGCTCTTCTACCGCTTCCTGCCCGAGAAGCCGCTCGGCGGCACGGGCTCGCTCCGGGCCGGCGGCCGGCTGGAGGCCATGCGGGTGCCGGGGGTCCCCGACCTCTCCGCGGTCCAGAAGACCGGGACGAGCTTCGAGGGGATCGAGTGGGTCCCCGTACCGGACCCGCTGGCCGCCGACACACCCATCCGCTTCCAGGACTTCGGGCCGAAGGGCATCACCCATGGCCAGAAGCTGGAGGGCTGCTACTGGGGCGGCTCCTCGGTCTACTTCGTCTCCAGCTTCGCGCACAGCTCGGAGGGGTCGGCCGCCGACCACTTCGGGCAGGTCTGGCGGTACGAGCCGCAGCGGCGCCGGCTGACGCTGGTCATCGCCTTCGGCCCGGACACGGACATCCAGCTGCCGGGCGAGTCGCCCGACAACATTACCCTGGCGTCCGACGGCGGGCTGATGGTGTGCGAGGACGGCGGCGGGGCTCAGCATGTGTTCGGTCTGACGCGGCGCGGCGAGGTGTACGCCATGGCGCGCGGCCGGCAGAACATCGGGACGCCCGAGGAGCCGGAGTGGGGCGAGTTCGCCGGGGTCACCTTCTCGCCGGACTTCGGGACGATGTTCGTCAACTGCTACACGCCGGGGACGACGTTCGCGGTGACGGGTCCTTGGCGCTGA
- a CDS encoding mandelate racemase/muconate lactonizing enzyme family protein, which translates to MKITGLEVLTLPDHGDSMMLVVVDTDEGIHGLGEVGIRSRQKAVAGGLAHLAELIIGEDPRRIEHLWQVMFRRGFFPADRILGAAIAAVDVALWDIRGKALGVPVHELLGGRVRDHVPAYVHVGDGYHDREWFLDRCRDLARSGWRHLRFAAPHDADDVLDARRCLRDTVELFHQVRDAVGHEVELILDVHTRLDPPEALTLCREIEAARPYFVEDPLRCENPDSYRMLRARTGVPLAAGEQYGSKWEFRPLIEGELIDYARVDVGVAAGLTEAKKIAAMAEAHHVKLATHNPLGPVTAASSLQLNLACPNVAIQEHQTDPEPAIAALFTHRPVVVPGRIEFSELPGIGVDIDRDEARAYQATAAERPHLRTSDGAFTNW; encoded by the coding sequence ATGAAGATCACCGGCCTGGAAGTGCTGACTCTGCCCGATCACGGCGACAGCATGATGCTCGTGGTGGTCGACACCGACGAAGGCATCCACGGCCTGGGCGAGGTCGGCATCAGATCCCGGCAGAAGGCGGTCGCGGGCGGGCTCGCCCATCTGGCCGAGCTGATCATCGGTGAGGACCCGCGGCGCATCGAGCACTTGTGGCAGGTGATGTTCCGCCGCGGCTTCTTTCCCGCGGACCGGATACTCGGCGCCGCCATCGCCGCCGTGGACGTGGCCCTGTGGGACATCCGGGGCAAGGCGCTGGGCGTACCCGTGCACGAACTCCTCGGCGGCCGGGTGCGCGACCACGTACCCGCCTATGTGCACGTCGGTGACGGGTACCACGACCGGGAGTGGTTCCTCGACCGCTGCCGCGACCTCGCCCGGTCCGGCTGGCGTCATCTGCGCTTCGCCGCACCGCACGACGCCGACGACGTGCTGGACGCCCGCCGCTGCCTGCGCGACACCGTCGAACTCTTCCACCAGGTACGGGACGCGGTGGGCCACGAGGTGGAGCTCATCCTGGACGTGCACACCCGGCTCGACCCGCCCGAGGCGCTGACCCTGTGCCGGGAGATCGAGGCGGCCCGCCCGTACTTCGTGGAGGACCCGCTGCGCTGCGAGAACCCCGACAGCTACCGCATGCTCCGGGCGCGCACCGGCGTTCCGCTGGCCGCGGGGGAACAGTACGGATCCAAATGGGAGTTCAGGCCCCTGATCGAGGGCGAACTCATCGACTACGCCCGGGTCGACGTGGGCGTCGCCGCCGGTCTGACCGAGGCGAAGAAGATCGCGGCCATGGCGGAGGCCCACCACGTCAAGCTCGCCACCCACAACCCGCTCGGCCCGGTCACCGCGGCCTCCTCGCTCCAGCTCAACCTGGCCTGCCCGAACGTGGCGATCCAGGAGCACCAGACCGACCCCGAACCGGCCATCGCCGCGCTCTTCACCCACCGCCCGGTCGTCGTGCCGGGACGGATCGAGTTCAGCGAACTGCCCGGCATCGGGGTCGACATCGACCGAGACGAGGCCCGTGCGTACCAGGCCACGGCGGCCGAGCGCCCCCATCTGCGCACGTCGGACGGGGCGTTCACCAACTGGTAG
- a CDS encoding LacI family DNA-binding transcriptional regulator — protein sequence MAVTIREVASAAGVSVSTVSRAFTAPDQVQPRTRQRILDAAAKLGYSPNPAARSLRGGGTGTLGLIVPDITNPFFPPIIKAMQARARRLGYTVLVADSDEREADELEAIAAVSKRVDGLVLWASTLTEERLRELSDRMPVVVVNRHVPGIPEVRISLSAGIAQTVEHLRAYGHRRCVFINASRAELSRGKSIQESFEALDLSLVELGPYEPRFETGVHAATLVGAHGATAVIAHNDLVALGVLHQLSNLGVSVPGDVSVVGIDDTLLASVSTPGLTTIRIDPEEIATRAGDLLIETIAGRASGDDAPCVEIGSRLIPRASTGPAPTH from the coding sequence GTGGCAGTCACAATCCGGGAGGTGGCGAGCGCCGCGGGCGTCTCGGTATCGACGGTGTCCCGTGCGTTCACCGCACCCGACCAGGTCCAGCCGAGGACCAGGCAGCGCATCCTGGACGCCGCGGCCAAGTTGGGCTACTCCCCGAACCCGGCGGCACGCAGCCTGCGGGGCGGGGGCACGGGGACGCTCGGGCTGATCGTCCCGGACATCACGAACCCGTTCTTCCCGCCGATCATCAAGGCGATGCAGGCCCGCGCCCGGCGGCTCGGCTACACGGTCCTGGTCGCCGACAGCGACGAGCGGGAGGCCGACGAGCTGGAGGCCATCGCCGCCGTGTCCAAGCGGGTCGACGGCCTGGTGCTGTGGGCCTCCACGCTCACCGAGGAGCGGTTGCGTGAACTCTCGGACCGGATGCCGGTAGTGGTCGTGAACCGCCATGTACCGGGCATTCCCGAGGTGCGGATCTCCCTGTCGGCCGGAATCGCGCAGACCGTCGAGCATCTGCGCGCCTACGGCCACCGCCGCTGCGTGTTCATCAACGCCTCGCGCGCCGAACTCAGCCGCGGCAAGTCCATCCAGGAGTCCTTCGAGGCCCTGGACCTCTCACTGGTGGAACTCGGCCCGTACGAGCCGCGGTTCGAGACCGGGGTACATGCGGCCACGCTCGTCGGCGCACACGGCGCCACGGCGGTGATCGCCCACAACGACCTGGTCGCCCTCGGCGTGCTGCACCAGCTGTCCAACCTGGGCGTCAGCGTCCCGGGGGACGTCAGCGTCGTCGGCATCGACGACACCCTGCTGGCCTCCGTCTCCACCCCGGGACTGACCACCATCAGGATCGACCCCGAAGAAATCGCCACCCGGGCCGGCGATCTGCTCATCGAGACGATCGCCGGCCGCGCGAGCGGCGACGACGCGCCCTGCGTGGAGATCGGCTCCCGGCTGATCCCACGCGCCTCCACGGGCCCCGCGCCCACCCACTGA
- a CDS encoding ABC transporter substrate-binding protein produces the protein MSRTSRRAAVLGCIAVAVTLTGCSSVTPGKAGSGGDVVLRVQGMPPATDKPGLALFKQQVADFEKANPGIQVKGSTTVFDPLTFSAKLSGGSVEDVIKVPLTEPQRLIQQKQVQPITGQLQTWDHFKEFNPQVLQPVSDSSGDVFGVPQNPYAQGLVYNRDLFEKAGLDPDKPPTTWEEVRAAAKKISEKTGKAGFVHESKDNQGGWQLTMLSYAFGGELETQQGGTYTATLTGAETKKALNLLKDMRWKDDSLGRNLLNNQNDVVKQFAAGQVGMFMGSPGTFRLAKMQFGMENPDAFGVGAMPQSGGNATLTGGDIYMVPKSADKKHAAAAVKWLTFAYAQPQYSTQIAAQQAKALSADPKSAVGVPTLPVFDAERQKQIDAAIKPYINVKPENFRPYTEGLAKLDLKPEPPYQAQQLYTALDSVVQSVLTKRDADVDALLAAAEKDVNTKLSAGQK, from the coding sequence ATGTCCAGAACCTCCCGACGTGCGGCCGTACTCGGCTGCATAGCCGTGGCCGTGACCCTCACCGGCTGTTCCTCCGTCACCCCGGGCAAGGCGGGCTCGGGCGGCGACGTCGTCCTGCGGGTCCAGGGCATGCCCCCGGCCACCGACAAGCCGGGCCTGGCCCTGTTCAAGCAGCAGGTCGCCGACTTCGAGAAGGCCAACCCGGGGATCCAGGTCAAGGGTTCCACCACCGTCTTCGACCCGCTGACCTTCTCCGCCAAACTGTCCGGCGGCAGCGTCGAGGACGTCATCAAGGTGCCGCTGACCGAGCCCCAGCGGCTCATCCAGCAGAAGCAGGTGCAGCCGATCACCGGGCAGCTCCAGACCTGGGACCACTTCAAGGAGTTCAACCCGCAGGTCCTCCAGCCCGTGAGCGACAGCTCCGGCGACGTCTTCGGCGTACCGCAGAATCCGTACGCCCAGGGCCTGGTCTACAACCGGGACCTCTTCGAGAAGGCCGGACTCGATCCCGACAAGCCGCCGACGACGTGGGAGGAGGTCCGGGCGGCCGCGAAGAAGATCAGTGAGAAGACCGGCAAGGCCGGCTTCGTCCACGAGTCGAAGGACAACCAGGGCGGCTGGCAGCTGACCATGCTGTCGTACGCCTTCGGCGGGGAGCTGGAGACGCAGCAGGGCGGCACGTACACGGCGACCCTCACCGGCGCGGAGACGAAGAAGGCGCTCAACCTGCTGAAGGACATGCGCTGGAAGGACGACTCGCTCGGCCGGAACCTGCTCAACAACCAGAACGACGTCGTCAAGCAGTTCGCGGCCGGGCAGGTCGGGATGTTCATGGGGAGCCCGGGAACATTCCGGCTGGCCAAGATGCAGTTCGGCATGGAGAACCCCGACGCCTTCGGGGTCGGCGCCATGCCGCAGTCCGGCGGCAACGCCACGCTGACCGGCGGCGACATCTACATGGTCCCGAAGTCGGCCGACAAGAAGCACGCGGCGGCCGCGGTCAAGTGGCTGACCTTCGCGTACGCCCAGCCGCAGTACAGCACCCAGATCGCCGCGCAGCAGGCCAAGGCGCTCTCCGCCGACCCCAAGTCCGCGGTCGGCGTGCCGACCCTGCCGGTCTTCGACGCCGAGCGGCAGAAGCAGATCGACGCGGCGATCAAGCCGTACATCAACGTGAAGCCGGAGAACTTCCGGCCGTACACCGAAGGTCTGGCGAAGCTCGACCTCAAGCCCGAGCCGCCGTACCAGGCGCAGCAGCTCTACACGGCGCTCGATTCGGTCGTCCAGTCGGTGCTCACCAAGCGCGACGCCGATGTCGACGCCCTTCTGGCCGCGGCCGAGAAGGACGTCAACACCAAGCTCTCCGCCGGCCAGAAGTAG
- a CDS encoding carbohydrate ABC transporter permease — protein sequence MSLLTPSRRPAAVRKEPLPQDADRRTGPRGGALRKQFTAWLFLVPTLLIFGLFAWWPIVRSLLISFQRTNLVDPAVWVGFDNFRAVFDDPLLGTAVGNTLLFVGLGLLIGFPAPLFLAAVMSTVRRGAGVFRFLVYLPVVIPPVVAILLWKWFYDPGSGLFNSALGAIGLGPYSWLESSDSAMLSLVLESTWAGMGGAVLIYLAAMVGIPGELYEAAEMDGAGIWRRLWHIMLPQLRSVIGLLLLVQLINTVQVFTEPYVFTGGGPENSTLTVLLLIFRYAFQDGAYGQAAALSFLMVLALALLSAVYLRATRSWSKS from the coding sequence ATGAGCCTGCTCACCCCTTCCCGGCGCCCCGCCGCCGTACGCAAGGAGCCGCTGCCGCAGGACGCGGACCGGCGGACCGGACCGCGCGGCGGGGCCCTGCGCAAGCAGTTCACCGCCTGGCTGTTCCTGGTCCCGACGCTGCTGATCTTCGGGCTCTTCGCCTGGTGGCCGATCGTCCGCAGCCTGCTGATCAGCTTCCAGCGGACCAATCTCGTCGATCCCGCCGTCTGGGTGGGCTTCGACAACTTCCGGGCGGTCTTCGACGATCCGCTGCTGGGGACCGCCGTCGGCAACACGCTGCTCTTCGTCGGCCTCGGCCTGCTGATCGGCTTCCCCGCGCCTCTCTTCCTGGCCGCCGTCATGTCCACGGTGCGGCGCGGCGCCGGGGTGTTCCGCTTCCTCGTCTATCTGCCCGTGGTCATTCCGCCGGTGGTGGCGATCCTGCTGTGGAAGTGGTTCTACGACCCGGGCAGCGGGCTCTTCAACAGCGCCCTGGGGGCCATCGGTCTCGGCCCGTACTCCTGGCTGGAGTCCTCCGACAGCGCGATGCTGTCCCTGGTACTGGAGTCGACATGGGCGGGCATGGGCGGCGCCGTGCTGATCTATCTCGCGGCCATGGTCGGCATCCCGGGTGAGCTGTACGAGGCCGCCGAGATGGACGGGGCCGGGATCTGGCGCCGGCTCTGGCACATCATGCTTCCGCAACTGCGTTCGGTCATCGGGCTGTTGCTGCTCGTGCAGCTGATCAACACGGTGCAGGTCTTCACCGAGCCGTACGTCTTCACCGGCGGCGGCCCGGAGAACTCCACCCTCACCGTGCTGCTGCTGATCTTCCGGTACGCCTTCCAGGACGGCGCGTACGGCCAGGCGGCCGCGCTCTCCTTCCTGATGGTGCTCGCCCTCGCCCTGCTCTCCGCGGTCTATCTGCGGGCCACCCGCAGCTGGAGCAAGTCATGA
- a CDS encoding carbohydrate ABC transporter permease: protein MTSLTTFVSVNDRQRPGVRAAVRSVQVLTLLLLLLIGIGPLYWMVKGAVSPPTELTTHPLALWPDRPLTGNFTIAYRDLGVGHYLMNSLLVVGGSWLVQLFVSATAGFALSVLRPRFGKVVYGAILATMFVPYTVNMVSLFMTVIDVPFLHLNLGDTYWAIWLPAGTNAFTVLLAKQFFDALPRELFDAARVDGVSTRQLLTKIVLPMSRPVLAVISLLAVMHSWKDFIWPLVAITDPEKQPISVALAQLATQAPQDQLIAAMVLAVAPPVLVFAVCQKYIVAGLGFTGVKG from the coding sequence ATGACCTCCCTCACCACCTTCGTCTCCGTCAACGACCGGCAGCGGCCCGGCGTCCGCGCGGCCGTGCGCTCCGTCCAGGTCCTCACGCTCCTCCTGCTGCTGCTCATCGGCATCGGGCCGCTCTACTGGATGGTCAAGGGCGCGGTGTCGCCGCCGACCGAGCTGACGACGCATCCCCTCGCCCTGTGGCCGGACCGGCCGCTGACGGGTAACTTCACCATCGCGTACCGGGATCTGGGCGTCGGCCACTACCTGATGAACAGCCTCCTGGTGGTGGGCGGTTCGTGGCTGGTCCAGCTCTTCGTCTCGGCCACCGCCGGCTTCGCGCTGTCGGTGCTGCGGCCCCGGTTCGGCAAGGTCGTCTACGGGGCGATCCTCGCGACGATGTTCGTGCCGTACACCGTGAACATGGTCAGCCTCTTCATGACCGTGATCGATGTGCCGTTCCTCCACCTCAACCTCGGTGACACCTACTGGGCGATCTGGCTGCCCGCGGGAACCAACGCCTTCACGGTGCTGCTCGCCAAGCAGTTCTTCGACGCCCTGCCCCGCGAGCTCTTCGACGCGGCCCGGGTCGACGGTGTCAGCACCCGGCAGCTGCTGACGAAGATCGTGCTGCCGATGAGCCGGCCGGTGCTCGCCGTGATCAGCCTGCTGGCGGTCATGCACAGCTGGAAGGACTTCATCTGGCCGCTGGTCGCGATCACGGACCCCGAGAAGCAGCCGATCAGCGTCGCGCTCGCCCAGCTCGCCACCCAGGCCCCGCAGGACCAGCTCATCGCGGCGATGGTGCTTGCCGTCGCGCCGCCCGTGCTCGTCTTCGCCGTCTGCCAGAAGTACATCGTCGCCGGACTCGGCTTCACCGGCGTCAAGGGCTGA